The genomic window CTTTTAACCAATACGGTTGGCTGTAATCTAAAGTTGTTGGCAATTCTATATCAAGATTTATATTTTGAAGTAGATTATTCTTTAAATCCAAATGCTGTGGAATACTTTTAGATTCTGGCAAAATCGTTAGGTTAACCAAATTCATTGCAACTGCACTTCTATTTATGGCTTCGATTTTTAGTTTCAAAATACTAGCCGGAACTGCTTCTGGATTTTGTGATACCGCTTCAAGATACAAACCTGCACAAGCAGCAATGGTTTTTTTAATCTCTTCTGATTTGATTGTTTTCCAATGATTTTCTTCTAAAGATTGTATCATTGAATACACTTTTACCAAATTTGGAATACTTGCTGATGGATTGGAAAAGTTAAATTCAGAACTAATTTTAGTTAGTAATTCGCCAATAGACTTCCCTCCTTTTACTCGATTCCAAGACGTATCAATACCTTCAAAAACTGATTTTTTATCTTTTAAAATATCACCATTAATTTGCTCTAAATATTCGGTTTCTTCGCCTCTAACTCCTGTGCTTCCAAAACCTTGCGATTGATGGCGACTGCGACTCAAAGCGGCAATTTCCTGATTAGATTTGCCAATGGCGGCATAATAAACACCTGTTTGCAAATAGATAAAATTCGATTTATCGGCAGTATTAAATTTTTCTTGACTTCCGTAAAACCAAACCGAAGGATTAAAAAACTGACGTTTGGTTTGCCAAGGTTGCACCAAGTTCAATTGTTCTGGAAAAATGTTGGGATCATTCGCTTTATTAAAACTTTCAACACTCAACAATGCAGATGCGGTATGATGTCCGTGCGTATTTCCCGAAGTGCGATGATCGAATCGATTGATAATTACATCGGGTTGAAATTTTCGGATGGCAAAAATAATATCCGCTAGCACTTTTTCTTTATCCCAAATTTCTAATGTTTCGTTTGGATTTTTAGAATAGCCAAAGTCATTGGCACGAGAAAATAATTGTTCGCCACCATCAATTTTTCGGGCTTCGATTAATTCTTGGGTTCTGATAACGCCTAATAATTCTCGGAGTTCAGGTCCAATTAAGTTTTGCCCACCATCGCCACGAGTCAACGACAAATAAGCAGTTCTGGCTTTAATTTCATTCGAAAAATAAGAAATCAATCGGGTATTTTCGTCGTCAGGATGTGCGGCAACATACAATACTGAACCTAAAAAGTTTAGCTTTTGAATTTGATTGTAAATTTCTACCGAATTGGGTTTCTGGAGTTGTTGCGCATTTATGGTTTGAAAACAAAGAAGGAAAATAACAAAATATGAGATTAAAACTTTCTTCATTTTTTAAGGAATTAAATGGGTAAAATAGGAAAAGAAGTGTCTTGAATGTTTCAACAAAAACTAGACCAAATGAAATTAAGTAAGCAAATCTTATCTAAAAAAATTATCACAAATTTTAGCATCATTAAAATTTGTGATAATTTGTATTTAGTTTTTATATTCTATTTTTTACTTGGCAATTCAATGTAATCTTTGAGTCCGCAATCCTTAATTTTCTTAAGGCTTTCAGCAACTGCAAGTGCATTAAAATCAGCACCTTCTAAACCGGTATGAGTATGATCTTTTGGGAAAAATGGTTTCACCGCTTCTTTGCCCAAAGCTTCGTATTTCAAAGCTACAATTTCATTCAAATCGATGTAGAAAGCCTTTTGATTTGCAGCAGCTATTTTAGACCATCCGCCATAAGAATCACTTCTTCTTTCTACTTTATCGTTTGGCCATTCGTTTCTTGGTGTTTGGCTCAAAACAATTGGAATCGCTCCTTTTTCTTTGGCTTCTTTGATAAAGGTCTCCATATACCAGCCAAAAGTATGTACTTTTTCGGTTAAACTATCACGAACTACTTCTTGAGTTTCATTGCCATTTCCTTTCAGAGAACCTCTGAATTTTTCTTTATCCACCGCTCCCGCATCATTATGACCAAATTGAATCATAATGTAATCGCCTGGTTTCAATTGATTTTTAACGGCTTCCCACAACCCTTCTTTCACAAAAGTTCGGGTGCTGCGTCCGCCACGAGCTTTATTGATAACTTCAACTCTCATGGTATCGCAATATTTCGGAAAAGCAACTCCCCAACCCACTGCGTTCGGATTTTTACCATTATCAGCCATCGTAGAATCGCCAATCAAATAGACTTTTTTCTTGGCAGGAAGTGTAATTTTTGGATTTTTAAGAATGCAATTTTTTAAAGAATTATCACTTTTTTTCAATTCGTTGATAATTACCGAAGCCGAAAGCACCGCTCCTTTAGCAGAAGTATGGGTATGATCTCGTTTGTAAAAATAAGTTCCTGTAACTTTGGCTTCGCCCAATTTTTCCATTTCGATAGCCATATTATCGTTCAATTCGATAAAAGTTACCTTTTCTTTTTCGGCAATTTGCTTTGCCCATAAACCATAAGAATGATTATTTCTTGGTACTTTACCTTCCTTCCAATCGTTTCTTGGAATCGATGAACAAATAATTGGAATAGCTCCTTTTGATTTGGCATCACGAACCACTTTCTGGATGTACCAGCCGTAACTGTGAACCACTTCACGCTTTTTGGTCATCATGTTATCGATTTCTTGGGTTTCGTCGCCAATGCCTTTGATAGTTCCTCTAGCACGAAGCGTATCGTTCAAAGGCGCATCATCGTTGTGACCAAATTGAATCATTACATAATCGCCTTTTTTTAATTTTTTATATACTGCTTCCCACAAACCTTTAGACTGAAAAGTACGGCTACTGGTTCCTCCTAAAGCGTGATTTTCTATTCTAACTTTAGTCGTGTCTAAAAACTGACCGATGTAATCACCCCAACCCCAAAGTCCGCCATCGCCTTTACCAGCACCATTTTTCACGGTCGAATCACCTACGGTATAAACAGTGGGTTTCTCTTGTTTTTTGGGTGTAAAATTGAAAAACAAGAACGCTAAACAAAGGATTGAAACTATTTTTATTGACTTCATAATGTATTAAAATCTAAATTTATTTATCTGCTGTAACTCTAAAATCGAACCAAAGATTCATTGTAATTCCATCATCGCCACTTTTGATACGGATATTGGTGGCTTGACTTTCAGGCCCTTGATGCTCTAAAGGTTTGAAATCACGCATCGCTGGAATTTCATACATAAAGGAAATGTCGCCAGCTGGAAAATCAGGTTGTGGATAACTGCCTGGGAAACCATTTTTAGGCAAATCAGGGGTGAATACTCGCAAAAACATATTGTCCGATTCACTAAAAACTTTAAAAGATGATGTGCCTGCTTTTAGGTTTGCTGCATATACATTGGCGTGATAGCCTTTAAATTCTGGGTAAACCAAATTTTCAAAACTTTCTCCTGTAATTGTGGTGTTATAATCTTTCTCCCAAATACCGTAAGTAGTTCCTTTTATTCTGTTTTTCCAAACGTGGTAAGGACCTCTTCCGAACCATTTCATTCCCGTAACTCCTTGTTCTGGAAAGCTAAACGTGATTCCAAAAGCATTGATTTTGTCTTCAAAAGCTGCTCCGTCAAATCCACCATTATTTTCCGAATTTTTCAAAGCGATTAATTCCATTTTGAATCTTCCATCAGGCTCCATAATCCATTTGATAGATGACAAACCTCCAACATACAATACTTTGCAAATCGCTTTGTCGCCTTCTTGAGATACTTGAACTTCTTTCAATTTGGCTTTCATACCAACAGGACGTGGGCCATTGGTCAATGGAATTGTAGTCGTTCCATTAGTAACCGAAAGAATTTCACCTCTTGTTTTATCCAAAGTCACACTGACATCACTTCCTTTTAAAGTTACTTCATTTCCTGACTGAACCGATGTTGCTTTTGTTTTAGTCGTTTTTGCCACTAAAAATTTATTGGCATAAAATGAAGCTTTGTGGATTGGCCAAGTCCAAGTATAAATTTCGTTTCCGTGAATATCATTTGCTGTTATCGACAAAACATCGCCCTCGAAAAAATTAGTTGGAACTGCAAATTTAATCTTTCGAGTTTCTCCAGGTTCTATGCTTGGAATATCAATTTTTCCAGAACCAATTGTTTCAGGAACAGCATTCGTGTAAAGAACTGTATTTTCCGATTTTAGTATTTTGTATTCCATTCTACTGGAATTCAAATTGCTAAAAAGGTAGTCATTGGTAATCAAAAAGGAACCATCAAAACTCTCTACAATTTGTTTTGGTACAAACTGAATAGGTGCCCAAACTTCTTTTACAGTGTAATAGCTACCTTCTTTTTCACGGTGAGGACCTAAAATTCCATCAGCTGCAAGAGAACCTTTGGAGTCAAATTTAGTTTCGCCTTTCCAATCGGAACGAAAAACGGCTTCATCTAACATTGCCCACATAAAACCACCAGCAAACAAAGGGCTCTGTTTATAGCGAGTCCAGAAATCTTCCAAGGCAGCTCCGTGTCCGTTATCATAAGTTCCGTGCATGAATTCGGTTGGGAAAAATACGTTTTCTCCTTGATTGAAACGGTGCATTCCTGTTAGATAGGTTGGATAATGATGTGTATCCCAACCGTTAAAATCCGCCCAAGGATGGATTACGATTCTTTTTTGTGGGTCATTTTCTCCAAAAACTTTATCTACTTCATAATTCCAACCACCTTCGTTTCCGTTATCCCAAATAATTACCGAAGCATGATTGACATCTCGAACAACGGTTTCGGTAACTAATTTTGTGCCTAATTTTGTGTCATACGAGTTTTGCCAACCGGCTAATTCATTCAAAACAAAAATTCCTAACGAGTCGCAAACTTCCAGAAAATGTTCGTCTGGTGGATAATGTCCCCTAACGGCATTCATATTCATGTCTTTTATTAATTTACCGTCTAATTCGCTGATGCGCTTGCTAGTACTACGTCCGCCCTCTGGCCAAAAGGAATGACGATTAATTCCCTTCATGATAATTTTTGTACCATTTACATAAATTCCGTCTTTCTTTTTGAATTCTAAAGTTCTAAAACCAATTCTTTTAGTCACTGTATGGATAGTAGTTCCGTTTTGTTTTAGCACCAATTCTAAATCGTATAAATTTGGTGTTTCGGTGTTCCAAGGTTTTACGTTTTTAAATTGGGTTGCAATGGTTTCTTTAGTGCTTTTGGCTTTTATTGGAAAAGAAAAAGTTTGAAATTTTTCGCCATCCAAACCTTTTAAAGTAGCTTCAACAGTCGCATTTTTGGCAATATTTTTTAAGTTCATATCAATAGTGATTGAACCATCCATTTTTGGATTTACAGCAATATGCTGAATTTGAGTTTTAGGAGAAACTTCTAACCAAACTGGGCGATAAATACCACCAAACAACCACCAATCGGTTTTGCGTTCGGCTGCATTTACACTTTTGTTGCTAGAATGTTTCCAAACGTGAACTTCTAAAACATTTTTTTCTCCGAACTTTAAAAGCGAAGTAATATCATATTTGAATTCGTAAAAACCACCTTGATGAATTTCTCCTGCCAGTTTTCCGTTGACCTTAACTTCGGTATCCGTCATGGCTCCACCAAAAGCAATTACGACATCTTTACCTTTGTAGTTGGCTGGAACTTCAAATTCGAATTTGTATAAACCTTCTTCTTTACTTGGTTCTTTTTGGTTCAGTTCTTTGTACCAACGTCCATAAGTATATTCGCCAAAACCTTCTAATTCCCATTGTGAGGGAACATTAATTTTAGTCCAAACGTTACTTTTATTTCCGCCAGTACAATAAAAATCCCATTGCACAGGATGTTCAAAATCTTTTCCTGATAGATAAACTTTATCTGTTTGTTGTCCAGAACTATTTAATGTCGAAAAAAGAGCAATTGCAGTAATTGCAAAATTTTGTAAAGTATTTTTTAGTTGCATAATTGAGTTGTGATTAGTTTCCGTCAGGTTTTACAATTTCGAAGCGAGTACTCATTGGCAGTGTCCAATTCGAAAAAGAATTCGGTTTAGTTGGATCGTATTGTGGAGTTTCTTTTGAAATTTGCTTTTTTAGTGGAATATCCAATTCACGGATTCCTGTGATAACGCAAAGGGCTACTTCATGCGCTCCAAACATATTAAAATGCGTATTATCTTCTAAAACTTTTACTTGACCTGGAAAAGTGTTTAATGGATAATGTACCAAAGCTTTTTTTGTGGCCTCACTACCCCAAGCTTGATACATTTGAGTCGTCATTTTGGTAACATCAATAAGGACAATATT from Flavobacterium eburneipallidum includes these protein-coding regions:
- a CDS encoding PIG-L family deacetylase, whose protein sequence is MKKVLISYFVIFLLCFQTINAQQLQKPNSVEIYNQIQKLNFLGSVLYVAAHPDDENTRLISYFSNEIKARTAYLSLTRGDGGQNLIGPELRELLGVIRTQELIEARKIDGGEQLFSRANDFGYSKNPNETLEIWDKEKVLADIIFAIRKFQPDVIINRFDHRTSGNTHGHHTASALLSVESFNKANDPNIFPEQLNLVQPWQTKRQFFNPSVWFYGSQEKFNTADKSNFIYLQTGVYYAAIGKSNQEIAALSRSRHQSQGFGSTGVRGEETEYLEQINGDILKDKKSVFEGIDTSWNRVKGGKSIGELLTKISSEFNFSNPSASIPNLVKVYSMIQSLEENHWKTIKSEEIKKTIAACAGLYLEAVSQNPEAVPASILKLKIEAINRSAVAMNLVNLTILPESKSIPQHLDLKNNLLQNINLDIELPTTLDYSQPYWLKEKGTDGMYSVSDQKNIGIPDIIREVKVVFTILINGVEIPFERTVVYKYNDNVKGEMYNYLDIIPAATTSISDKVLLFTNTKKKRITVKIKAGKDAVKGELQLELPENWIVSPKSIPFSLDKKGHQKNVHFEVTPPDSEEEAIAKSVAIVDGKRYDQDQIIIDYDHISNQQVLKFSESKFIRLDLKTNNERIAYIMGAGDEVPNSLKQMGYKVTLLNPKEITPEKLLNFDVVMTGVRAYNTIKELANKQTILFDFVKSGKTMLVQYNTPKELITENIAPFPLKLSGDRVTEENAEVRFLAPDHRVLNSPNKITAKDFKGWKQEQGLYYPNDFDAAFVPILSSNDKGESPKNGALLLAPYGNGYYIYTGLSFFRELPEGVLGAYKLMANMISLKN
- a CDS encoding rhamnogalacturonan acetylesterase, coding for MKSIKIVSILCLAFLFFNFTPKKQEKPTVYTVGDSTVKNGAGKGDGGLWGWGDYIGQFLDTTKVRIENHALGGTSSRTFQSKGLWEAVYKKLKKGDYVMIQFGHNDDAPLNDTLRARGTIKGIGDETQEIDNMMTKKREVVHSYGWYIQKVVRDAKSKGAIPIICSSIPRNDWKEGKVPRNNHSYGLWAKQIAEKEKVTFIELNDNMAIEMEKLGEAKVTGTYFYKRDHTHTSAKGAVLSASVIINELKKSDNSLKNCILKNPKITLPAKKKVYLIGDSTMADNGKNPNAVGWGVAFPKYCDTMRVEVINKARGGRSTRTFVKEGLWEAVKNQLKPGDYIMIQFGHNDAGAVDKEKFRGSLKGNGNETQEVVRDSLTEKVHTFGWYMETFIKEAKEKGAIPIVLSQTPRNEWPNDKVERRSDSYGGWSKIAAANQKAFYIDLNEIVALKYEALGKEAVKPFFPKDHTHTGLEGADFNALAVAESLKKIKDCGLKDYIELPSKK
- a CDS encoding glycoside hydrolase family 2 protein, which encodes MQLKNTLQNFAITAIALFSTLNSSGQQTDKVYLSGKDFEHPVQWDFYCTGGNKSNVWTKINVPSQWELEGFGEYTYGRWYKELNQKEPSKEEGLYKFEFEVPANYKGKDVVIAFGGAMTDTEVKVNGKLAGEIHQGGFYEFKYDITSLLKFGEKNVLEVHVWKHSSNKSVNAAERKTDWWLFGGIYRPVWLEVSPKTQIQHIAVNPKMDGSITIDMNLKNIAKNATVEATLKGLDGEKFQTFSFPIKAKSTKETIATQFKNVKPWNTETPNLYDLELVLKQNGTTIHTVTKRIGFRTLEFKKKDGIYVNGTKIIMKGINRHSFWPEGGRSTSKRISELDGKLIKDMNMNAVRGHYPPDEHFLEVCDSLGIFVLNELAGWQNSYDTKLGTKLVTETVVRDVNHASVIIWDNGNEGGWNYEVDKVFGENDPQKRIVIHPWADFNGWDTHHYPTYLTGMHRFNQGENVFFPTEFMHGTYDNGHGAALEDFWTRYKQSPLFAGGFMWAMLDEAVFRSDWKGETKFDSKGSLAADGILGPHREKEGSYYTVKEVWAPIQFVPKQIVESFDGSFLITNDYLFSNLNSSRMEYKILKSENTVLYTNAVPETIGSGKIDIPSIEPGETRKIKFAVPTNFFEGDVLSITANDIHGNEIYTWTWPIHKASFYANKFLVAKTTKTKATSVQSGNEVTLKGSDVSVTLDKTRGEILSVTNGTTTIPLTNGPRPVGMKAKLKEVQVSQEGDKAICKVLYVGGLSSIKWIMEPDGRFKMELIALKNSENNGGFDGAAFEDKINAFGITFSFPEQGVTGMKWFGRGPYHVWKNRIKGTTYGIWEKDYNTTITGESFENLVYPEFKGYHANVYAANLKAGTSSFKVFSESDNMFLRVFTPDLPKNGFPGSYPQPDFPAGDISFMYEIPAMRDFKPLEHQGPESQATNIRIKSGDDGITMNLWFDFRVTADK